A region of Micromonospora chokoriensis DNA encodes the following proteins:
- a CDS encoding tetratricopeptide repeat protein, whose protein sequence is MARHLVATGQLIDEDPAEALAHALAARRLASRISAVREAVGLAAYHAGEWQTAIAELRTYHRMTGLQSHLAVLADCERALGRPERAIDLFRGADREKLDQAVAIELLIVAAGARGDLGQKDAAVAMLQVPDLTSEATVPWTARLRYAYADALLAVGRREEAREWFSRAADVDTEGETDAAERLLELDGVVIEGDEEDEAAEEIAAGPGTPGAVPARPDADLTGDDDEDDDREDDDREDDEDDEDDEDFDDDEQDDVVGRSGDDEGFDDEDEDRHPDEAAPSAAADADSDGTATSGNAVDTERTAPAGTDESGSTQR, encoded by the coding sequence GTGGCTCGCCACCTGGTCGCCACCGGTCAGTTGATCGACGAGGATCCGGCGGAGGCGTTGGCGCACGCGTTGGCCGCCCGGCGGCTCGCGTCGCGCATCTCCGCCGTCCGCGAGGCTGTCGGCCTGGCCGCGTACCACGCGGGGGAGTGGCAGACGGCGATCGCCGAGCTGCGCACGTACCACCGGATGACCGGGCTGCAGAGCCACCTGGCGGTGCTCGCGGACTGTGAGCGGGCTCTGGGCCGGCCGGAGCGGGCCATCGACCTGTTCCGTGGTGCCGACCGGGAGAAGCTGGACCAGGCTGTGGCGATCGAGCTGTTGATCGTCGCCGCCGGTGCGCGGGGGGACCTCGGCCAGAAGGACGCCGCGGTCGCGATGCTCCAGGTCCCGGACCTCACCAGTGAGGCCACGGTGCCGTGGACGGCCCGGCTGCGGTACGCGTACGCCGACGCGTTGCTCGCCGTGGGCCGGCGTGAGGAGGCCCGCGAGTGGTTCTCCCGCGCTGCCGACGTCGACACCGAGGGTGAGACCGACGCCGCCGAGCGGCTGCTGGAGCTCGACGGTGTCGTCATCGAGGGCGACGAGGAGGACGAGGCCGCGGAGGAGATCGCCGCAGGCCCGGGTACTCCCGGGGCGGTCCCGGCCCGACCCGACGCCGACCTGACCGGCGACGACGACGAAGACGACGACCGCGAAGACGACGACCGCGAAGACGACGAAGACGACGAAGACGACGAGGACTTCGACGACGACGAGCAGGACGATGTCGTCGGTCGCTCCGGTGATGACGAGGGCTTCGACGACGAGGACGAGGATCGTCACCCGGACGAGGCCGCGCCCAGCGCTGCCGCGGACGCCGACTCCGACGGCACGGCGACGTCCGGCAACGCGGTCGACACCGAGCGGACCGCGCCGGCCGGCACCGACGAGTCGGGGTCGACGCAGCGATGA
- a CDS encoding SCP2 sterol-binding domain-containing protein, whose translation MASVDECRQALQELAARLDRNAETVRERIDLDRTLACRITDLDTAFHGRITGGRLVELADGDDPKAKIALSTSSDDLLALVRGDLDVTKAVTSRRVSIKANPFDLMKLRKLL comes from the coding sequence GTGGCCAGCGTGGACGAGTGCCGGCAGGCGTTGCAGGAGCTGGCCGCCCGGCTGGACCGCAACGCGGAGACGGTGCGCGAACGGATCGATCTGGACCGGACGCTGGCCTGCCGCATCACCGACCTGGACACCGCGTTCCACGGCCGCATCACCGGCGGTCGGCTGGTCGAGCTCGCCGACGGCGACGACCCCAAGGCCAAGATCGCATTGAGCACGTCCAGCGACGACCTGCTCGCCCTGGTCCGCGGCGACCTCGACGTCACCAAGGCGGTGACCTCCCGCCGAGTCTCGATCAAGGCGAACCCGTTCGACCTGATGAAGCTGCGCAAACTGCTCTGA
- a CDS encoding PaaI family thioesterase — MEEGFAVEIPDVTGGLVALLGLTFKEASPDRVVITWQVRPELHQPYGILHGGVYCSVVETAASVGGGLWLADRGTVVGVSNQTDFLRAVRDGELTAVGTPVHRGRSQQLWQVEITDADDRLVARGQVRLQNLSRD, encoded by the coding sequence ATCGAGGAGGGATTCGCCGTGGAGATTCCGGACGTGACGGGTGGTCTCGTCGCCCTGCTCGGCCTGACGTTCAAGGAGGCGTCCCCCGACCGGGTCGTCATCACCTGGCAGGTGCGACCGGAGCTGCACCAGCCGTACGGCATCCTGCACGGCGGCGTGTACTGCTCGGTCGTGGAGACCGCGGCGAGCGTGGGTGGCGGCCTCTGGCTGGCCGACCGGGGCACCGTGGTCGGCGTGTCGAACCAGACCGACTTCCTGCGGGCCGTCCGCGACGGGGAGCTGACCGCCGTCGGCACTCCGGTGCACCGGGGTCGCAGCCAGCAGCTGTGGCAGGTGGAGATCACCGACGCCGACGATCGGCTGGTCGCCCGTGGTCAGGTGCGGCTGCAGAACCTCTCCCGCGACTGA
- a CDS encoding phasin family protein gives MQDAWRAYLELAMGLTEAPRKKAQDVARRLVGSGGATAAQLQALGEELVTTGAANREALTKLVRFEVDRALGAVGLATADEVAELTRRVHDLERQLREARASEPADTPTASPSEQADPTRAARPGDRLVPSDGPAGAPVSAHAPDRPAAGQATPDEPAAGQAVAEQSAAVQPVARKAVAKKAVAKKAIAKKPPATISRTDDETPTPAAMPAKKAVRKRPPGVTG, from the coding sequence ATGCAGGACGCGTGGCGCGCCTACCTCGAACTGGCCATGGGCCTCACGGAGGCGCCCCGGAAGAAGGCCCAGGACGTGGCACGACGCCTCGTCGGCTCCGGTGGCGCGACCGCCGCCCAACTCCAGGCGCTCGGCGAGGAGCTGGTCACCACCGGCGCCGCCAACCGGGAGGCGCTGACCAAGCTGGTCCGCTTCGAGGTCGACCGTGCTCTCGGGGCGGTCGGCCTGGCAACCGCCGACGAGGTGGCCGAGTTGACCCGGCGGGTGCACGACCTGGAACGGCAGCTGCGCGAGGCGCGCGCCTCCGAGCCGGCGGACACGCCGACCGCCAGCCCGTCGGAGCAGGCGGACCCGACCCGCGCCGCGCGGCCCGGAGACCGTCTGGTGCCGTCCGACGGCCCGGCGGGTGCCCCGGTCTCCGCCCATGCTCCCGACAGGCCGGCGGCGGGACAGGCTACGCCCGACGAGCCGGCGGCGGGGCAGGCGGTGGCCGAGCAGTCGGCGGCCGTGCAGCCGGTGGCGAGGAAGGCCGTGGCCAAGAAGGCGGTCGCCAAGAAGGCCATCGCGAAGAAGCCGCCAGCGACGATCAGCCGCACCGACGACGAGACCCCGACCCCGGCGGCCATGCCCGCCAAGAAGGCGGTCCGTAAGCGGCCACCGGGCGTCACCGGATGA
- the tyrS gene encoding tyrosine--tRNA ligase → MTDSSLPPPGRDSLTDDLLWRGLIQDSTGLDELRELLDGGKSATYYVGFDPTAASLHVGSLMQVTVARRLQLAGHRPLLLVGGATGQIGDPKESAERTLNPPDVIAGWVERIRDQLAPFVSYTGENAAQVVNNLDWTGEMSVVEFLRDVGKHFPVNKMLAREVVRARLETGISFTEFSYQLLQANDFFELHRRHGCQLQFGGSDQWGNITAGVDYVRRRGAGPVQAFTTPLVTKSDGTKFGKTEGGAVWLDPTMTTPYAFYQFWLNVEDQEVDRYLRYFSFRTRDELEELAKATAERPAARLAQRALAEELTTLVHGPEETRQAIAASQALFGRGSLDELAPETLRAALTEAGLVRLSGELPDVAGLLRDSGLVNGLKEARRVIAEGGAYVNNNRVTEVDAEVSPADLLHGRYLVLRRGKRSFAGVELGE, encoded by the coding sequence GTGACCGACAGTAGCCTCCCGCCGCCCGGGCGGGACTCCCTGACCGACGACCTGCTCTGGCGTGGCCTGATACAGGACTCGACCGGCCTCGACGAGCTGCGCGAGCTGCTCGACGGTGGGAAGTCCGCCACGTACTACGTGGGCTTCGACCCCACCGCGGCGAGCCTGCACGTCGGCTCCCTCATGCAGGTCACCGTGGCCCGCCGGCTGCAACTCGCCGGCCACCGCCCGTTGCTGCTGGTCGGCGGGGCGACCGGGCAGATCGGTGACCCGAAGGAGAGCGCCGAGCGGACCCTCAACCCGCCCGACGTGATCGCCGGGTGGGTGGAGCGCATCCGCGACCAGCTGGCGCCCTTCGTGTCGTACACCGGCGAGAACGCGGCCCAGGTCGTCAACAACCTGGACTGGACCGGCGAGATGTCGGTCGTCGAGTTCCTGCGCGACGTGGGCAAGCACTTCCCGGTGAACAAGATGCTTGCGCGGGAGGTGGTGCGGGCCCGGTTGGAGACCGGCATCAGCTTCACCGAGTTCAGCTACCAGCTGCTCCAGGCCAACGACTTCTTCGAGCTGCACCGCCGACACGGCTGCCAGTTGCAGTTCGGCGGGTCCGACCAGTGGGGCAACATCACCGCGGGCGTCGACTACGTACGCCGACGGGGCGCGGGGCCGGTGCAGGCGTTCACGACGCCGCTGGTCACCAAGTCCGACGGCACGAAGTTCGGCAAGACCGAGGGCGGCGCGGTCTGGCTCGACCCGACGATGACCACGCCGTACGCGTTCTACCAGTTCTGGCTCAACGTGGAGGACCAGGAGGTCGACCGTTACCTGCGGTACTTCAGCTTCCGTACCCGCGATGAGCTGGAGGAGTTGGCGAAGGCCACCGCCGAACGGCCGGCGGCCCGCCTGGCGCAGCGGGCGCTCGCCGAGGAGCTGACCACCCTCGTGCACGGGCCCGAGGAGACGCGGCAGGCCATCGCGGCCAGTCAGGCGCTCTTCGGGCGCGGGTCACTGGACGAGTTGGCACCGGAGACGCTCCGCGCGGCGCTGACCGAGGCCGGCCTGGTGCGGCTCTCCGGTGAGCTGCCGGATGTGGCGGGCCTGCTGCGCGACTCCGGGCTCGTGAACGGCCTCAAGGAGGCCCGCCGCGTGATCGCCGAGGGTGGCGCCTACGTGAACAACAACCGGGTGACCGAGGTGGACGCCGAGGTTTCGCCGGCTGACCTGCTGCACGGGCGGTACCTGGTGCTGCGCCGCGGCAAGCGTTCGTTCGCGGGCGTTGAGCTGGGCGAATAG
- a CDS encoding HAD-IIA family hydrolase yields the protein MSADVGERLVDGYTLVVFDLDGVIYLIDRPIPGAVEAVARLHDENVAVAYATNNASRRSSEVAALLTGMGVPARPEEVLTSAAASAEVLRDRLPAGTPVLVVGAEALRAELRAVGLTPVSKADEDPAAVVQGYGPQVGWAELAEASVAVRGGALWIATNTDRTLPSGRGPLPGNGSLVAVLRTALERDPDVVVGKPESALFETAARRAGDGRSLVVGDRLDTDIEGARRAGLDSLLVLTGVHGVPDLLAAEPRRRPTYVARDLAGLFDPAAVVRVPGPADAGGWSVTDRDGALELAGSGRPLDAVAALCAVAWSGSEPALPKIRPIGPDAARAVESFGLSATA from the coding sequence ATGAGCGCGGACGTCGGGGAGCGGCTGGTCGACGGGTACACCCTGGTCGTCTTCGACCTGGACGGTGTGATCTACCTGATCGACCGGCCGATCCCCGGCGCCGTCGAGGCGGTGGCCCGGCTGCACGACGAGAACGTGGCCGTGGCGTACGCCACCAACAACGCGTCCCGTCGGTCCAGCGAGGTCGCGGCCCTGCTGACGGGCATGGGTGTGCCGGCTCGACCGGAGGAGGTGCTCACCTCCGCGGCGGCGTCGGCCGAGGTGCTGCGCGACCGGCTGCCCGCTGGTACGCCGGTCCTGGTGGTCGGCGCGGAGGCCCTGCGCGCGGAGTTGCGCGCGGTCGGCCTGACGCCGGTCAGCAAGGCCGACGAGGATCCGGCCGCTGTGGTGCAGGGGTACGGCCCGCAGGTGGGTTGGGCGGAGCTGGCCGAGGCCTCGGTCGCGGTGCGGGGCGGTGCTCTCTGGATCGCCACCAACACCGACCGGACGCTGCCCAGTGGGCGGGGCCCGCTGCCGGGCAACGGTTCGCTGGTGGCCGTGTTGCGCACCGCGCTGGAACGCGACCCCGACGTGGTGGTCGGCAAGCCGGAGTCGGCGCTGTTCGAGACGGCAGCTCGACGTGCGGGCGACGGTCGGAGCCTGGTGGTGGGTGACCGGTTGGACACCGACATCGAGGGTGCCCGCCGCGCCGGTCTGGACAGTCTGCTGGTGCTCACCGGTGTCCATGGCGTACCGGATCTGCTGGCCGCGGAGCCGCGTCGGCGGCCCACGTACGTCGCGAGGGACCTGGCGGGGCTCTTCGACCCGGCGGCCGTTGTGCGGGTGCCGGGCCCGGCGGACGCCGGCGGTTGGTCGGTGACCGACCGCGACGGTGCGTTGGAGTTGGCGGGGTCGGGTCGGCCGTTGGACGCGGTGGCGGCGTTGTGTGCGGTGGCCTGGTCGGGGTCGGAGCCGGCGCTGCCGAAGATCCGCCCGATCGGTCCGGACGCGGCGCGCGCGGTGGAGAGCTTCGGTCTGAGCGCCACCGCCTGA